In Zingiber officinale cultivar Zhangliang chromosome 8B, Zo_v1.1, whole genome shotgun sequence, a single genomic region encodes these proteins:
- the LOC122017259 gene encoding phosphatidylcholine:diacylglycerol cholinephosphotransferase 1-like, which produces MVALGVTDHFHQPPPKSLVGVRAGTTPKPSPFHILPPHGPFFAGWSVSGVADAVRHHPLPLVFALLLLVFMGVEYTIPMVASASPPLDLGFVVTKPLHDALAVAPALNTALAALNTVFVGMQIFYILWTFLVEARPRPTIAALFMFPCRGILGCCTQLPLPQEFLGSGADFPVGNVSFFLFFSGHVAGAVIASLDMRRARRQKMAWVFDTLNLLQSIRLLASRGHYTIDLAVGVGAGFVADVLAGMYEEIMWKRDRQRPCCSCGCSCSSP; this is translated from the exons ATGGTCGCCCTCGGCGTCACCGACCACTTCCATCAACCACCTCCCAAATCTCTCGTCGGCGTAAGAGCAGGGACGACGCCAAAGCCCTCGCCTTTTCATATCTTACCCCCGCACGGTCCGTTCTTCGCTGGGTGGTCTGTTTCGGGCGTGGCTGACGCCGTGAGGCACCATCCCTTGCCGCTCGTCTTCGCCCTCTTACTCTTGGTCTTCATGGGCGTGGAGTACACCATCCCCATGGTCGCATCGGCTTCCCCGCCGCTGGACTTGGGATTCGTCGTCACAAAGCCGCTCCATGATGCGCTCGCCGTCGCTCCCGCGCTCAACACTGCGCTCGCAGCCCTAAACACG GTATTCGTGGGCATGCAGATTTTCTACATACTATGGACCTTCCTGGTGGAGGCAAGGCCACGCCCAACCATTGCAGCTCTGTTCATGTTCCCTTGCAGAGGAATACTAGGTTGCTGCACCCAGCTTCCACTGCCTCAG GAGTTCCTAGGTTCAGGCGCAGACTTCCCTGTTGGCAatgtctccttcttcctctttttctccGGCCATGTTGCCGGAGCAGTGATTGCCTCGTTGGACATGAGGCGGGCTCGGCGCCAGAAGATGGCATGGGTCTTTGACACTCTTAATCTGTTGCAAAGCATTCGGCTGCTCGCCTCGAGAGGCCATTACACCATCGACTTGGCTGTCGGTGTCGGTGCTGGCTTCGTCGCCGACGTGCTCGCCGGAATGTATGAGGAAATCATGTGGAAGCGCGACAGGCAGCGACCGTGCTGCAGTTGCGGGTGCAGTTGTAGCAGCCCTTGA
- the LOC122016282 gene encoding pre-mRNA-splicing factor ISY1 homolog isoform X2, which yields MARNEEKAQSMLNRWVDMKSEEKRKPKERRPYLASECRDLADAHKWRSEILREIGIKVSEIQNEGLGEHRLRDLNDEINKLLRERVHWERRIVDLGGPNYTKHAAKMTDLDGNIIDVPNPSGRGPGYRYFGAAKKLPGVRELFEKPPEVKRRRTRYEIYKRIDASYYGYRDDEDGILEKLEATSQEEMRHQLIQEFERIKAIQSEAMRMVKSGEVASVEPTDASVAVSLLMEEVEDVVEEERKEREREELEKNKQQEFVVHVPLPDDKEIERMVVENKKKELLSKYMSEELMQEEKEAKEMLNVKRFSGI from the exons ATGGCTCGCAACGAGGAGAAGGCGCAGTCGATGTTGAATCGATGGGTGGACATGAAGTCTGAGGAAAAAAGGAAGCCCAAGGAGCGCCGCCCGTACCTGGCTTCCGAGTGCCGCGACCTGGCCGACGCCCACAAATGGCGCTCCGAGATCCTTCGCGAGATCGGCATCAAGGTCTCCGAGATCCAGAACGAGGGCCTCGGCGAGCATCGCCTTCGCGACCTCAACGACGAGATCAACAAGCTCCTCCGCGAGCGCGTCCACTGGGAGCGCCGCATCGTCGACCTCGGCGGCCCCAACTACACCAAGCACGCTGCCAAGATGACCGATCTCGACGGGAACATCATTGACGTCCCTAACCCCAGCGGGCGTGGCCCCGGATACCGATACTTTGGTGCTGCCAAAAAGCTTCCTGGTGTTCGCGAGCTCTTTGAGAAACCCCCTGAGGTCAAGAGGCGCCGCACCCGCTATGAGATCTATAAGCGCATCGATGCTAGTTACTACGGCTATCGTGACGATGAGGACGGCATCTTGGAGAAGCTAGAGGCTACTTCACAGGAAGAGATGCGCCATCAATTGATCCAGGAGTTCGAGCGCATCAAAGCCATCCAGAGTGAGGCTATGAGGATGGTCAAGAGTGGTGAGGTCGCAAGTGTGGAACCCACAGATGCCTCTGTGGCTGTGTCATTGCTGATGGAAGAGGTCGAGGATGTTgtggaggaggagaggaaggagagaGAGCGGGAGGAGCTAGAGAAGAACAAGCAACAGGAGTTTGTGGTGCATGTGCCTCTTCCAGATGATAAGGAGATTGAGAGGATGGTTgtggagaacaagaagaaggaacTGCTGAGCAAGTACATGAGTGAGGAGCTGATGCAGGAAGAAAAAGAGGCCAAGGAAATGCTCAATGTCAAGCG GTTTAGTGGAATCTGA
- the LOC122016282 gene encoding pre-mRNA-splicing factor ISY1 homolog isoform X1, with the protein MARNEEKAQSMLNRWVDMKSEEKRKPKERRPYLASECRDLADAHKWRSEILREIGIKVSEIQNEGLGEHRLRDLNDEINKLLRERVHWERRIVDLGGPNYTKHAAKMTDLDGNIIDVPNPSGRGPGYRYFGAAKKLPGVRELFEKPPEVKRRRTRYEIYKRIDASYYGYRDDEDGILEKLEATSQEEMRHQLIQEFERIKAIQSEAMRMVKSGEVASVEPTDASVAVSLLMEEVEDVVEEERKEREREELEKNKQQEFVVHVPLPDDKEIERMVVENKKKELLSKYMSEELMQEEKEAKEMLNVKRPTGVE; encoded by the exons ATGGCTCGCAACGAGGAGAAGGCGCAGTCGATGTTGAATCGATGGGTGGACATGAAGTCTGAGGAAAAAAGGAAGCCCAAGGAGCGCCGCCCGTACCTGGCTTCCGAGTGCCGCGACCTGGCCGACGCCCACAAATGGCGCTCCGAGATCCTTCGCGAGATCGGCATCAAGGTCTCCGAGATCCAGAACGAGGGCCTCGGCGAGCATCGCCTTCGCGACCTCAACGACGAGATCAACAAGCTCCTCCGCGAGCGCGTCCACTGGGAGCGCCGCATCGTCGACCTCGGCGGCCCCAACTACACCAAGCACGCTGCCAAGATGACCGATCTCGACGGGAACATCATTGACGTCCCTAACCCCAGCGGGCGTGGCCCCGGATACCGATACTTTGGTGCTGCCAAAAAGCTTCCTGGTGTTCGCGAGCTCTTTGAGAAACCCCCTGAGGTCAAGAGGCGCCGCACCCGCTATGAGATCTATAAGCGCATCGATGCTAGTTACTACGGCTATCGTGACGATGAGGACGGCATCTTGGAGAAGCTAGAGGCTACTTCACAGGAAGAGATGCGCCATCAATTGATCCAGGAGTTCGAGCGCATCAAAGCCATCCAGAGTGAGGCTATGAGGATGGTCAAGAGTGGTGAGGTCGCAAGTGTGGAACCCACAGATGCCTCTGTGGCTGTGTCATTGCTGATGGAAGAGGTCGAGGATGTTgtggaggaggagaggaaggagagaGAGCGGGAGGAGCTAGAGAAGAACAAGCAACAGGAGTTTGTGGTGCATGTGCCTCTTCCAGATGATAAGGAGATTGAGAGGATGGTTgtggagaacaagaagaaggaacTGCTGAGCAAGTACATGAGTGAGGAGCTGATGCAGGAAGAAAAAGAGGCCAAGGAAATGCTCAATGTCAAGCG CCCTACAGGAGTTGAGTAA